One Psychrosphaera aestuarii DNA window includes the following coding sequences:
- the truC gene encoding tRNA pseudouridine(65) synthase TruC translates to MRNIVFDQAPEISILYQDNDLVAINKPSGLLVHRSEIDKRETLFALQLTRDLIGQHVFPIHRLDRPTSGVLVFALSSEIAATMSKAFANDEIQKTYLAMVRGHTQEQITIDYALTRIFDKIADKNRATDLAPQEALTYLKTIATAELPFPSGRYEKSRYSLVELNPKSGRKHQLRRHMAHIRHPIIGDTNHGDGKQNKSAREHLALNRLALHAASISFVHPTTKQCISIHAPLDEALTSVFEQCRWPTT, encoded by the coding sequence ATGCGTAATATAGTTTTTGATCAAGCCCCAGAGATTTCTATTCTTTATCAAGATAATGATTTAGTTGCTATTAATAAGCCGTCAGGTTTACTTGTACATCGAAGCGAAATTGACAAACGAGAGACGTTGTTTGCGCTTCAACTCACTAGAGATCTTATTGGTCAACACGTTTTTCCAATCCACCGCTTAGACAGACCCACGTCGGGCGTGCTTGTGTTCGCATTAAGTAGCGAAATTGCAGCCACCATGAGTAAAGCGTTTGCAAACGATGAAATACAGAAGACCTACTTGGCTATGGTTCGTGGTCATACACAAGAGCAAATTACCATTGACTACGCTCTTACACGTATCTTTGACAAAATAGCAGATAAAAACCGAGCAACCGATCTAGCTCCACAAGAAGCATTGACCTATTTAAAAACGATTGCCACAGCCGAACTACCCTTTCCATCTGGACGCTATGAAAAAAGTCGCTACTCTTTGGTAGAGCTGAACCCTAAATCGGGACGTAAACATCAATTACGGCGACACATGGCACATATAAGACACCCGATTATTGGCGATACTAACCACGGTGATGGTAAACAAAATAAATCTGCTCGTGAGCATTTAGCGCTCAACAGGCTTGCATTACATGCTGCTAGTATTAGCTTTGTACATCCGACTACAAAACAGTGTATCAGTATACATGCACCTCTTGATGAGGCTTTAACCAGCGTTTTTGAACAATGTCGGTGGCCGACAACATAA
- a CDS encoding CoA pyrophosphatase produces MSPEEFASRLCLRPFEQKYEADYGRFGPAEPLKRAAVLIPVIERAQGLHILLTQRANHLRNHPGQISFPGGKHDETDDTLKDTAIRESEEEIGLDTRKIQPLGWLPELHTVSHFTMSPLVALVDGAQEFVANEGEVSDIFEIPLSYLLQRKHQFYLTPNWQGKPHKIHFIRYENKLIWGATAAILQKLIRHIE; encoded by the coding sequence ATGAGCCCTGAAGAGTTCGCATCTCGCTTATGTTTACGTCCTTTTGAACAAAAGTACGAAGCCGACTATGGTCGATTTGGCCCTGCCGAACCATTAAAAAGAGCGGCGGTGTTAATTCCCGTTATAGAGCGAGCTCAAGGACTACATATCCTACTTACTCAACGTGCAAATCATTTGCGAAACCATCCCGGACAAATTAGTTTTCCCGGTGGCAAACACGATGAAACAGACGACACCTTAAAAGATACTGCGATTCGAGAAAGTGAAGAAGAAATAGGCTTAGACACTCGAAAAATTCAACCTTTAGGTTGGTTACCCGAACTTCATACAGTGAGTCATTTTACTATGTCACCCTTAGTTGCTTTGGTAGATGGAGCACAAGAGTTTGTTGCAAATGAAGGAGAAGTTAGTGATATTTTTGAAATCCCGCTTTCGTACCTTTTACAGCGCAAGCATCAATTTTATTTAACTCCAAACTGGCAAGGCAAGCCTCATAAAATTCACTTTATACGTTATGAAAACAAGCTTATCTGGGGTGCCACCGCTGCAATCTTACAAAAACTTATCCGCCATATCGAATAA
- a CDS encoding ABC transporter ATP-binding protein — MLKINNIEKSFRNGDEVVKALNGVSLEVKENEFVAFMGSSGSGKSTLMNILGCLDTPTHGEYYLNGENVALMSDEDLSKVRNEHIGFIFQTFHLLPKLDAVGNVKLPTRYSNISDEEATEKAKALLIKVGLEHRMFHKPFEMSGGQRQRVAIARALINEPTVILADEPTGNLDSKTSEEIMSLLTALHKQGQTIVMVTHEDDIAAYAQRVVRMKDGRVLSIESNDGEVSNV, encoded by the coding sequence ATGCTAAAAATAAACAATATAGAAAAGTCATTTCGTAATGGTGATGAAGTAGTAAAAGCCCTTAACGGAGTATCATTAGAGGTGAAAGAAAATGAGTTTGTCGCTTTTATGGGCAGCTCTGGTTCTGGTAAGTCAACACTAATGAACATTCTTGGCTGTTTAGATACACCTACTCACGGCGAATATTACCTAAACGGTGAAAATGTTGCGCTAATGAGCGATGAGGATTTATCGAAAGTTCGAAATGAACATATAGGATTCATATTTCAAACCTTTCATTTACTACCAAAACTAGATGCGGTAGGGAACGTTAAATTACCCACTCGATACTCCAATATCTCAGATGAAGAAGCAACGGAAAAAGCCAAAGCCTTATTAATAAAAGTTGGATTGGAACACAGAATGTTTCACAAGCCCTTCGAAATGTCCGGTGGTCAGCGTCAACGTGTTGCCATTGCCCGGGCGCTTATTAATGAGCCGACCGTTATATTAGCCGATGAGCCTACGGGTAACTTAGATAGTAAAACATCAGAAGAGATCATGTCGTTACTAACAGCGTTACATAAGCAAGGTCAAACCATCGTCATGGTGACGCACGAAGACGATATTGCTGCTTATGCGCAACGAGTGGTTAGAATGAAAGATGGGCGAGTGTTAAGTATCGAGTCAAATGATGGAGAAGTGAGTAATGTCTAA
- a CDS encoding aminotransferase class V-fold PLP-dependent enzyme, with protein sequence MSLKKHFPFFANNPDLIYLDSAATTQKPKSVIEAMSVFYSCNNVNVHRGSYQAAKNTTAQYEQARSAVANFIGAGSPSNIVWTKGTTDSINLVAQSWAMHHLMPGDGIVVLASEHHANFVPWQQLAMQKQLKLHIIELTSTGQIDLCQYQEVLLTKPKLVAVQHVSNALGSIYPVAKMVELANEVGATTLVDGAQAVAHLPIDVSVLNCDFYAFSGHKLYGPTGIGVLYIAERKKAEMHPVQFGGEMITQVSRDKTSFRPIPALLETGTPNIAGVIGLKAALDFVNSELYQTQHSHIDDLYKALLNQLKSIDNITLYGDLTANVGVVSFTLNDESVADVGMLLDQQQIAVRCGHHCAMPLMQALGTDGTIRVSLAVYNELNDVNQFVKALKNTIELLDI encoded by the coding sequence ATGAGCCTAAAGAAACATTTCCCTTTTTTTGCAAACAATCCAGATTTGATCTATTTGGACAGTGCTGCCACAACTCAAAAGCCGAAATCTGTCATCGAAGCAATGTCAGTTTTTTACAGCTGTAATAACGTCAATGTTCACCGAGGCTCCTATCAAGCTGCTAAAAATACAACGGCTCAATATGAACAGGCTCGAAGTGCGGTTGCAAATTTTATTGGTGCCGGCTCCCCATCTAACATAGTTTGGACTAAAGGTACTACTGACTCTATCAATTTAGTCGCTCAAAGCTGGGCAATGCACCACCTTATGCCTGGCGATGGTATTGTGGTGTTGGCATCTGAACATCACGCCAATTTTGTGCCGTGGCAACAATTGGCTATGCAAAAGCAGCTTAAACTACACATTATTGAATTAACATCTACCGGGCAAATAGATCTTTGCCAATACCAAGAAGTCTTATTAACAAAACCAAAACTAGTTGCGGTTCAGCACGTATCAAACGCACTGGGAAGTATTTATCCAGTAGCGAAAATGGTTGAGTTAGCCAATGAAGTTGGTGCGACGACCCTAGTTGATGGCGCACAGGCTGTTGCTCACCTACCAATTGACGTGAGCGTATTAAACTGCGATTTTTATGCCTTTTCGGGTCATAAACTTTATGGTCCAACAGGAATTGGCGTTTTATATATTGCCGAACGTAAAAAGGCTGAAATGCATCCAGTTCAGTTTGGTGGAGAAATGATCACGCAAGTATCAAGGGATAAAACGTCGTTTAGACCAATTCCTGCGTTATTGGAAACTGGCACACCAAATATTGCCGGTGTTATTGGTCTTAAAGCCGCATTGGATTTTGTGAACAGCGAACTGTACCAAACTCAACATAGTCATATTGACGACTTATATAAAGCGCTCCTTAACCAACTAAAATCAATCGATAACATAACGCTATATGGTGATTTGACTGCCAATGTTGGGGTTGTTTCATTTACTTTAAACGATGAATCAGTCGCTGATGTTGGTATGCTGTTAGACCAACAACAAATTGCAGTTCGTTGTGGCCACCATTGCGCAATGCCACTCATGCAGGCGCTCGGTACAGACGGTACAATCCGAGTATCATTGGCTGTTTATAATGAACTAAATGACGTAAACCAGTTCGTAAAAGCCCTTAAAAACACCATAGAATTATTAGATATATAA
- the pabB gene encoding aminodeoxychorismate synthase component I — translation MSHSLFRKNLLLSEPDFQQLLSRLQQKPSFIILDSANAEQGAKAFSLCVWQPSVLFKTTGNLTQIIKQDGESKTSLEDPLELINQELEKLTVDSSEDLPFCGGALGYWGYELGGRFEAMPQPKPHDITLPDMFVGIYHSGIIFNHSNDQIEFFSQSQTANKDFAELQALIAEIASTTSKEKLEAKFELTSPWLSNMTFADYQHKFGKVKSYLASGDCYQINLAQRFDANYSGCEWQAYLALRASNKAPFSSFIRLEEGAVLSLSPERFLQVKNREVETKPIKGTRPRSNNHLLDEQMSMDLATAEKDRAENLMIVDLLRNDIAKVSKPGTVKVPKIFEIESYPAVHHLVSTITSTLKDSASSLDLLRGAFPGGSITGAPKISAMRIIHELEPHPRSVYCGSVGYIRPNGDMDTNITIRTLVCNNNKIYCWAGGGLVADSVCEDEYQETLDKVNKILPILNNLKND, via the coding sequence ATGTCGCATTCTCTTTTTCGAAAAAATTTACTTTTGTCTGAGCCTGACTTTCAGCAACTCTTGTCTCGGTTGCAGCAAAAGCCTTCGTTTATTATTCTCGACAGCGCTAATGCCGAACAAGGTGCTAAAGCATTTAGTTTATGCGTATGGCAACCGAGTGTGCTGTTTAAGACAACCGGCAATTTGACCCAAATAATTAAGCAAGATGGAGAATCAAAAACATCTTTAGAGGACCCCCTTGAACTGATCAACCAAGAGCTAGAAAAGCTGACTGTTGATAGCTCAGAGGATTTACCGTTTTGTGGTGGCGCACTGGGTTATTGGGGTTACGAATTAGGTGGCCGCTTTGAAGCCATGCCCCAACCAAAGCCTCATGATATTACCTTACCAGATATGTTTGTTGGGATTTACCACAGCGGCATTATATTTAACCACAGCAATGATCAAATTGAGTTTTTTAGTCAATCACAAACAGCCAATAAAGACTTTGCAGAGTTGCAGGCGTTAATTGCTGAAATTGCGTCAACAACGTCGAAAGAGAAACTAGAGGCGAAATTTGAATTAACCAGCCCTTGGTTATCGAATATGACATTTGCCGATTATCAACATAAATTTGGCAAGGTAAAGTCGTATTTAGCCTCTGGTGATTGTTATCAAATTAACCTAGCACAACGTTTTGACGCCAATTATAGTGGCTGTGAATGGCAAGCATATTTAGCACTAAGAGCGTCAAATAAAGCGCCTTTTTCAAGTTTTATTCGATTAGAGGAAGGCGCTGTGCTCAGTCTGTCTCCAGAACGTTTTTTGCAGGTCAAAAACCGGGAAGTTGAAACTAAGCCAATTAAAGGCACCCGCCCTCGCAGTAATAATCACTTGTTAGACGAACAAATGTCGATGGACTTAGCAACGGCAGAAAAAGACCGTGCAGAAAACTTGATGATTGTTGATTTGTTGCGAAACGATATTGCCAAAGTGTCTAAGCCCGGCACAGTTAAAGTACCTAAAATTTTTGAGATTGAAAGTTACCCCGCTGTACATCATTTGGTGAGTACCATAACCTCAACACTAAAAGACTCTGCCAGTTCGTTAGACTTGCTACGTGGGGCATTCCCTGGTGGCTCTATAACTGGTGCACCCAAAATAAGTGCGATGCGAATCATTCATGAGCTCGAACCGCACCCGAGGAGTGTTTACTGTGGCTCGGTAGGCTATATCCGACCAAACGGCGATATGGATACTAATATAACCATTAGAACACTAGTCTGTAACAACAATAAGATATATTGTTGGGCTGGAGGTGGCTTAGTTGCTGATTCTGTCTGTGAAGATGAGTATCAAGAAACATTAGACAAAGTAAATAAAATATTGCCTATTCTCAATAACCTCAAGAACGATTGA
- a CDS encoding flavodoxin domain-containing protein, producing the protein MARVALIMGSVYGAAQELSNTVQQALHDAGHTTVYNSSALVTDIHDVDACLVITSTTGQGDLPSNLESFYFSARDTMPMQQQKPFGVIALGDSSYPTFCGAGEKMEELFYELQGIAPVPMLKIDACETLEPETKALPWLKDWMKSLPTV; encoded by the coding sequence ATGGCTCGAGTTGCATTAATTATGGGGAGCGTTTACGGCGCCGCGCAAGAACTTTCAAATACCGTTCAACAAGCATTGCATGACGCTGGGCATACAACCGTTTACAACAGTTCTGCACTAGTTACCGATATTCATGATGTTGACGCTTGTTTAGTCATAACCTCGACTACAGGGCAAGGCGACCTACCCTCAAATTTGGAAAGTTTTTACTTTTCAGCACGCGACACTATGCCAATGCAGCAACAAAAACCATTTGGTGTGATTGCGCTGGGTGACTCAAGTTACCCTACTTTTTGTGGTGCAGGCGAGAAAATGGAAGAGCTATTTTATGAGTTACAAGGCATTGCGCCAGTACCGATGTTGAAAATAGACGCTTGTGAAACTTTGGAGCCTGAAACTAAAGCCTTACCATGGTTAAAGGACTGGATGAAAAGCTTACCGACGGTTTGA
- a CDS encoding SufE family protein, translated as MNQAIADFSNSFTLNDASVLSLMDKEHGWQNKYRRIMLMGKELPAFDETLKREESQVAGCESQVWLVASWHQDQLLLAASSDAKIVKGLIAIVLAAFNGKSHRQVLEFDMPSYLDQLGLMDQLSPSRGNGIKAIINRILLLAEQGPDRS; from the coding sequence ATGAACCAAGCAATAGCGGACTTTTCAAACTCATTTACCTTGAACGACGCCTCAGTATTATCACTAATGGACAAAGAACATGGCTGGCAAAATAAGTACCGACGCATTATGTTGATGGGTAAAGAATTACCAGCGTTTGATGAAACGCTTAAGCGTGAGGAAAGCCAAGTTGCAGGCTGTGAAAGTCAGGTTTGGTTAGTTGCCTCCTGGCACCAAGATCAACTTCTATTAGCAGCCAGTTCAGACGCAAAAATAGTGAAAGGTTTAATCGCCATTGTGCTCGCGGCGTTTAATGGCAAATCTCATCGCCAAGTACTAGAGTTCGATATGCCGTCTTATCTTGATCAGCTAGGCTTGATGGACCAATTAAGTCCATCAAGAGGCAACGGCATAAAAGCAATTATTAATCGTATTTTATTATTGGCCGAACAAGGTCCCGATCGCTCTTGA
- a CDS encoding DUF3549 family protein, whose translation MSTANSNNPVPTIADLMLQADANWRVFDMGRRIQSISKSDFAAIENGEKPYPFPLQQKARFAVLFWDQKESKQSGMTNPFIWFLQFEVDELGLLKLQQRDHFISIVIKELGSSIIGATDSDKLDNHPYSFTPDQNRQAAFNATIKVALKQPASMYYEHVQAYFTNQISIDKWQELTVQGIADFAARINESQNDLALINNLDQLSVQILSVLGATLEHSKIGIKLTEKLIVQQKLALETSDHEEVFHLLRCMAGSESKSLVQQQLAFLLSSDALNEESLYLIIAGRFWSYLTDDSLRHLYFDKISQHTNQQLFAGIFADLVAIPETRQCVLSLLRDPSRSASVSRAIGTLFGQ comes from the coding sequence ATGTCGACCGCGAACTCTAATAATCCAGTCCCAACAATTGCCGATTTAATGTTGCAAGCTGACGCCAATTGGCGCGTTTTTGATATGGGACGTCGTATCCAGTCGATTAGTAAAAGTGACTTTGCCGCTATCGAGAATGGCGAAAAACCGTATCCATTTCCTCTTCAGCAAAAAGCGAGGTTTGCTGTACTGTTTTGGGATCAAAAAGAGTCAAAACAAAGTGGCATGACAAACCCTTTTATTTGGTTTCTTCAATTTGAAGTTGATGAATTAGGCTTACTAAAACTGCAACAAAGAGATCATTTTATCTCTATTGTTATTAAAGAGTTAGGTTCATCAATAATAGGTGCAACAGACTCGGACAAGTTAGATAATCACCCTTATTCATTTACACCGGATCAAAATAGGCAAGCTGCGTTTAACGCGACGATAAAAGTTGCTTTGAAGCAACCGGCATCTATGTATTACGAACATGTGCAAGCTTATTTCACTAATCAGATTAGTATTGATAAGTGGCAAGAGTTGACGGTTCAGGGTATTGCTGACTTTGCCGCTCGTATTAATGAAAGTCAAAATGATTTAGCGTTGATAAATAATTTAGATCAATTGTCAGTTCAAATACTTAGCGTTTTAGGCGCGACGTTGGAGCATTCGAAGATTGGTATTAAATTAACGGAAAAATTGATAGTGCAGCAAAAGTTGGCGCTTGAAACATCTGATCACGAAGAAGTATTCCATTTATTAAGATGTATGGCAGGAAGTGAGTCTAAGTCATTAGTTCAGCAACAATTAGCTTTTTTACTTTCATCAGACGCGCTAAATGAGGAATCGTTATACTTGATAATAGCGGGTCGCTTTTGGAGTTATTTGACTGACGACTCACTACGTCATCTGTACTTTGATAAAATATCGCAACATACCAACCAACAGTTGTTTGCTGGTATATTTGCAGACTTAGTCGCAATACCAGAAACGAGACAGTGTGTATTAAGTTTACTTAGAGACCCATCTCGCTCTGCTTCAGTATCAAGAGCGATCGGGACCTTGTTCGGCCAATAA
- a CDS encoding fumarate hydratase, whose amino-acid sequence MTVIRQQDLIDSIADSLQYMSYYHPLDYVQAVEKAYHKEQNPAAKDAMAQILINSRMSAEGHRPICQDTGIVTCFVKIGMAVQWDKTDMTVQEMVDEGTRRAYLNPENPLRASIVADPNGARKNTKDNTPSVVHVEMVPGAGIEVMIAAKGGGSENKSKMVMLNPSDDIVEWVTKTLPTMGAGWCPPGMLGIGIGGTAEKAAVMAKESLMDPVDIQDLIEKGAETSDEQLRLDLLKAVNDLGIGAQGLGGLTTVVDIKVKSCPTHAASKPVVMIPNCAATRHVHFHLDGSGPAKLTPPKLEDWPEVTWEMGKNVRRVNVDSITKEEVSTWKAGDTVLLSGKILTGRDAAHKRIKDMLDKGEGLPEGVDFNGRFIYYVGPVDAVGNEVVGPAGPTTATRMDKFTDLMLGETGLMGMIGKAERGPATVESIAKHGSVYLMAVGGAAYLVSKAIKKSRVVAFEDLGMEAIYEFEVEDMPVSVAVDSTGNNVHVTGPAMWKGKIAEMNKK is encoded by the coding sequence ATGACGGTTATTCGCCAACAAGACTTAATCGATAGTATTGCAGACTCATTGCAGTACATGTCTTACTACCATCCACTTGATTATGTTCAAGCTGTTGAAAAGGCTTATCACAAAGAACAGAATCCAGCTGCTAAAGATGCGATGGCTCAAATTTTAATTAATTCCCGAATGTCTGCAGAAGGGCATCGTCCTATCTGTCAAGATACTGGAATAGTAACTTGCTTTGTAAAAATCGGTATGGCTGTGCAATGGGACAAAACCGACATGACAGTGCAGGAGATGGTTGATGAAGGCACTCGTCGTGCATATTTGAATCCGGAAAACCCGTTAAGAGCATCAATTGTTGCTGATCCAAACGGCGCACGAAAAAATACAAAAGACAATACGCCTTCGGTTGTGCACGTCGAAATGGTGCCTGGCGCAGGTATCGAAGTCATGATTGCTGCAAAAGGCGGTGGTTCTGAAAATAAATCAAAAATGGTAATGTTAAATCCATCTGACGATATTGTTGAGTGGGTTACTAAAACGTTACCGACTATGGGTGCAGGCTGGTGTCCACCAGGTATGTTAGGAATAGGCATTGGCGGCACAGCAGAAAAAGCAGCAGTTATGGCTAAAGAATCCTTAATGGATCCAGTTGATATTCAAGATCTTATCGAAAAAGGCGCGGAAACCTCAGACGAGCAATTACGTTTAGACCTATTAAAAGCAGTGAATGATTTAGGTATCGGTGCTCAAGGTCTTGGTGGATTAACAACCGTTGTTGATATTAAAGTTAAATCTTGCCCAACGCATGCCGCGTCAAAACCTGTTGTTATGATCCCAAATTGTGCAGCAACTCGTCACGTACACTTTCATTTAGACGGCAGTGGTCCAGCTAAACTTACACCGCCTAAATTAGAAGATTGGCCGGAAGTAACTTGGGAAATGGGGAAAAATGTTCGTCGCGTTAATGTTGATAGCATAACGAAAGAAGAAGTGTCGACCTGGAAAGCGGGCGATACAGTTTTACTAAGCGGAAAAATATTGACGGGCCGAGATGCGGCGCATAAGCGCATCAAAGACATGCTGGATAAAGGTGAAGGTTTGCCTGAAGGTGTCGACTTTAATGGCAGATTTATCTATTACGTTGGTCCAGTAGATGCTGTTGGTAATGAAGTCGTTGGCCCTGCAGGACCGACTACCGCCACACGAATGGATAAGTTTACAGACCTTATGTTAGGCGAAACTGGTTTAATGGGAATGATTGGTAAGGCCGAACGAGGTCCTGCTACTGTTGAGTCAATAGCGAAACACGGTTCTGTTTATTTAATGGCCGTTGGTGGAGCAGCCTATTTAGTTTCAAAAGCGATTAAAAAGTCGAGAGTTGTGGCGTTTGAAGACTTAGGAATGGAAGCAATATACGAATTTGAAGTAGAAGATATGCCTGTATCTGTGGCGGTTGATAGTACGGGAAATAACGTACATGTGACTGGCCCTGCGATGTGGAAAGGTAAAATTGCTGAGATGAACAAAAAGTAA
- a CDS encoding L-serine ammonia-lyase: MLSVFDMFSIGIGPSSSHTVGPMRAAKEFADLIKEQGVLEQVTSIQTELFGSLGQTGIGHGSGKAVILGLLGDEPESIDPDTVATKLAHIESSQTLLLLGKQSIDFPSKNAIIFHRRKTLPLHSNGMTLTAKSGNSILLSQTYYSIGGGFIVKHEDFELQKETAQQQVESQPVPYPFSTGAELLEMCQRDGVSIPGLMMANEKVWLDENVVRKQLVELWNVMEACIDRGIRTEGILPGGLKVRRRAPALHRKLSSEQSNDPLTVMDWVNLFALAVNEENADGGRVVTAPTNGAAGIIPAVLMYYHKFVKPLNEDLIVRYLLTAGAIGILYKKNASISGAEVGCQGEVGVACSMAAGALAEIQGASVEQVENAAEIGMEHNLGLTCDPVGGLVQVPCIERNAMGSIKAINAARLALRGSGGQKVSLDKVIKTMWDTGNDMKSKYKETARGGLAVNIIEC, from the coding sequence ATGTTAAGTGTTTTTGATATGTTCAGTATCGGCATTGGGCCGAGCAGTTCACATACCGTTGGGCCGATGCGCGCAGCAAAAGAATTTGCCGATTTAATAAAAGAACAAGGTGTGCTTGAACAAGTAACAAGCATACAAACAGAGTTATTTGGCTCTTTAGGTCAAACTGGAATTGGCCATGGCTCTGGTAAAGCGGTTATTTTAGGCCTACTTGGTGATGAGCCAGAAAGCATTGACCCAGATACGGTAGCAACAAAGTTAGCTCACATCGAGTCTAGTCAAACCTTACTTTTATTAGGTAAACAATCTATCGATTTTCCTAGTAAAAATGCCATCATTTTTCATCGCCGGAAAACATTACCATTGCACTCAAACGGCATGACATTAACGGCTAAAAGTGGCAACAGCATCCTATTAAGTCAGACGTATTATTCCATTGGTGGTGGTTTTATTGTTAAACATGAAGACTTTGAACTTCAAAAAGAAACCGCCCAACAGCAAGTCGAATCACAACCAGTACCTTACCCTTTTTCAACAGGCGCAGAACTGCTAGAAATGTGTCAACGTGATGGTGTTAGCATTCCTGGCTTAATGATGGCCAATGAGAAAGTTTGGCTTGATGAAAATGTGGTCCGCAAGCAACTGGTTGAACTTTGGAACGTAATGGAAGCCTGCATCGATCGCGGTATTCGTACTGAAGGCATATTACCTGGAGGCTTAAAGGTACGCCGTCGAGCTCCGGCTTTGCACAGAAAACTATCTAGCGAACAATCGAACGACCCGTTAACTGTTATGGATTGGGTAAACCTTTTTGCGCTCGCTGTAAATGAAGAAAATGCCGATGGTGGTCGCGTCGTAACTGCGCCAACAAACGGCGCTGCAGGCATTATTCCGGCAGTACTAATGTATTACCATAAGTTTGTTAAACCTTTAAACGAAGACTTAATTGTCCGTTATTTATTAACAGCAGGTGCGATTGGCATCTTATACAAAAAGAACGCTTCTATATCAGGTGCTGAAGTGGGTTGTCAGGGAGAGGTTGGCGTAGCTTGCTCAATGGCGGCCGGCGCGTTAGCCGAAATTCAAGGTGCCAGCGTTGAACAAGTTGAAAATGCAGCAGAAATTGGTATGGAACATAATTTAGGTTTAACGTGCGACCCAGTTGGTGGGTTGGTGCAAGTGCCATGTATTGAGCGGAATGCGATGGGATCAATCAAAGCCATTAATGCCGCTCGTTTAGCGCTTCGTGGTAGTGGTGGCCAGAAAGTCTCTCTCGATAAGGTTATCAAAACCATGTGGGATACTGGTAACGATATGAAATCCAAATACAAAGAAACCGCTAGAGGTGGTTTAGCGGTTAATATAATCGAGTGTTAA
- a CDS encoding HlyD family secretion protein, producing the protein MSKRLIIILLLSLSLPTDLLAEPVLLTGEIASLEKQIVSAPRTDRWQIQIQWMHEEGTIANEGDLIAVFDSGSIKSQIKQSEERLAAEQLVLKKKKLDLQQAVVNAEGQLKIANLEVEKAKINASVVSTDVSKYDKGKYQLDLERALLGKIRAEQNLAVKIKEKELELVKQNINITKIQENLAYQQKTLERASVTAQITGQVTHMMHPWNGEKITAGSMLQQSMKAMLVQGQGSYRVQAWVHEIDVNKISEGDTASLKLDAFPNKQYQGVISSIASQSEKKEMWSNSAYHRLYLSFNEQPEVELLPGMSVQVVVEENK; encoded by the coding sequence ATGTCTAAACGTTTAATCATCATTTTACTATTGTCATTGTCCCTACCTACGGACTTGTTGGCAGAGCCGGTGTTACTTACCGGAGAGATTGCTTCGCTAGAAAAACAAATTGTATCGGCACCTAGAACCGATCGCTGGCAGATTCAAATTCAATGGATGCATGAGGAAGGCACCATTGCAAACGAAGGTGATTTGATTGCTGTTTTTGACTCAGGCTCGATTAAGTCACAAATTAAGCAAAGTGAGGAACGTCTTGCCGCCGAGCAATTAGTGCTAAAAAAGAAAAAATTAGATCTGCAACAAGCCGTGGTTAATGCTGAAGGGCAATTAAAAATAGCAAATCTAGAAGTTGAAAAAGCTAAGATAAACGCATCAGTTGTGTCTACTGATGTTAGCAAATATGACAAAGGTAAGTATCAACTTGATCTTGAGCGTGCACTCCTTGGAAAAATTCGTGCAGAACAAAACCTCGCAGTAAAAATAAAAGAAAAAGAACTAGAGTTGGTAAAACAAAATATTAACATTACAAAAATACAAGAAAATTTAGCTTACCAACAAAAGACGCTAGAGCGAGCGTCGGTTACTGCTCAAATTACAGGCCAAGTTACCCACATGATGCATCCTTGGAACGGAGAGAAGATTACTGCGGGCTCAATGTTACAGCAGTCGATGAAAGCAATGTTGGTGCAAGGGCAAGGTAGCTATCGGGTGCAAGCTTGGGTTCATGAAATTGATGTGAATAAAATTAGCGAGGGTGATACCGCAAGTTTAAAACTTGATGCATTTCCTAATAAACAATATCAAGGCGTTATATCTTCTATAGCAAGCCAATCGGAAAAAAAAGAAATGTGGAGCAACAGCGCTTATCACCGTCTATATCTTAGCTTTAACGAACAGCCAGAAGTAGAATTGTTACCGGGTATGAGTGTTCAGGTTGTTGTTGAGGAAAACAAATGA